The Humulus lupulus chromosome 4, drHumLupu1.1, whole genome shotgun sequence genome has a window encoding:
- the LOC133832603 gene encoding uncharacterized protein LOC133832603 encodes MLKDTLKKRLEQAKGSWAEELPEVLWLYRTNAQTATGHTPFSLAYGYEVMFPVEIDPPSHRRSTYDQAKNHQLLAESLDFIEEKRERASLRVAAYQQKVTYYLIPELEIESARLEIWFS; translated from the coding sequence ATgttgaaggatactctaaagaagcgtcttgaacaagccaaaggttCTTGGGCAGAGGAATTACCAGAGGTCCTCTGGTTGTATAGAACCAATGCCCagacagcaactggtcatactcctttttccttggcgTATGGATATGAAGTTATGTTTCCAGTTGAGATTGACCCCCCATCCCATCGGAGAAGCACATACGACCAGGCAAAGAACCATCAATTGCTAGCTGAATCTTTGGACtttattgaagaaaaacgagaaagggcgagcttgagagttgctgcctATCAACAAAAGGTGACCTACTATTTAATTCCAGAGTTAGAGATTGAAAGTGCCAGGTTGGAGATTTGGTTCTCATAA